One window of the Streptomyces asoensis genome contains the following:
- a CDS encoding GIY-YIG nuclease family protein, giving the protein MANRTSAQNLRKRVRYHYRGNAAGSTLRLTLGCLLGLDLRRVGSGKRMTFGKAGEAKLSQWMADNARVSWIEQSEPWDLESQLISQLDLPLNLDQNHHNAFHSRLKELRAQARQRARELPISS; this is encoded by the coding sequence ATGGCGAATCGAACAAGCGCGCAGAACCTGCGCAAGCGGGTGCGCTACCACTACCGGGGCAACGCGGCCGGCTCGACGCTGCGGCTCACCCTCGGATGTCTGCTCGGACTCGATCTGCGCCGCGTGGGCAGCGGCAAGCGGATGACCTTTGGCAAGGCCGGCGAAGCAAAGCTGAGCCAGTGGATGGCGGACAACGCGCGGGTGTCTTGGATCGAGCAGAGCGAACCGTGGGACCTGGAGTCGCAGCTCATCTCCCAGCTCGACCTCCCGCTGAACCTCGACCAGAACCACCACAACGCGTTTCACAGCCGCTTGAAGGAGCTACGGGCCCAAGCACGTCAGCGAGCGCGGGAGTTGCCTATCAGCTCGTAA
- a CDS encoding SigE family RNA polymerase sigma factor codes for MDAEALESFRHFVDSRSSALLRTAVLLSGGDRHAGEDLLQNALAKAAGRWHRIEEPEAYVRQVLYRQQISRWRLKWPRREVSVAEPPDSGAGLDASSAAELRVVMRAALSRLTARQRTVLVLRYFEDLPEAEVAGLLGCSVGTVRSTTHRSLARLRTLAPELAALGPADAEQAPSSDFSPVEVRP; via the coding sequence ATGGATGCCGAGGCGCTGGAGAGCTTCCGACATTTCGTGGACAGCAGGTCGTCGGCGCTGCTGAGGACGGCCGTCCTGCTCAGTGGCGGCGACCGGCACGCCGGTGAGGATCTGCTCCAGAACGCCCTGGCGAAGGCGGCCGGCCGCTGGCACCGCATCGAGGAACCCGAGGCCTACGTCCGTCAGGTTCTCTATCGGCAGCAGATCAGCCGCTGGCGTCTGAAGTGGCCCCGGCGTGAGGTGAGTGTGGCCGAGCCGCCGGACAGCGGGGCCGGACTCGACGCGTCCTCGGCCGCCGAACTGCGGGTCGTGATGCGCGCGGCTCTGTCCCGGCTGACCGCGCGCCAGCGCACCGTGCTCGTGCTGCGCTACTTCGAGGATCTGCCGGAGGCCGAGGTGGCCGGACTCCTCGGCTGCTCCGTGGGCACCGTACGGTCCACCACTCACCGGTCCCTCGCCCGGCTGCGCACCCTCGCGCCGGAACTGGCCGCCCTCGGCCCCGCGGACGCCGAACAGGCGCCGTCCAGTGACTTCTCGCCTGTGGAGGTGCGTCCGTGA
- the dapD gene encoding 2,3,4,5-tetrahydropyridine-2,6-dicarboxylate N-succinyltransferase, whose protein sequence is MTDTTVPRTTGAAAAGLATIATDGTVLDTWFPAPALVAEPGPSGTERLSAEKAVELLGEGAAKAIGPDARRGVEVVAVRTVIASLDDKPLDAHDVYLRLHLLSHRLVKPHGQSLDGMFGHLANVAWTSLGPVAVDDVEKVRLNARAEGLHLQVTSIDKFPRMTDYVAPKGVRIADADRVRLGAHLAEGTTVMHEGFVNFNAGTLGTSMVEGRISAGVIVGDGSDIGGGASTMGTLSGGGNVIISIGERCLIGAEAGVGIALGDECVVEAGLYVTAGTRVTMPDGQIVKARELSGASNILFRRNSVTGAVEARPNNAVWGGLNEILHSHN, encoded by the coding sequence ATGACCGACACGACTGTTCCCCGCACCACCGGCGCCGCGGCCGCCGGCCTCGCAACGATCGCCACCGACGGCACTGTTCTCGACACCTGGTTCCCCGCGCCCGCGCTCGTCGCCGAGCCCGGCCCGTCCGGCACCGAGCGCCTGTCCGCCGAGAAGGCCGTGGAGCTGCTCGGCGAGGGCGCGGCGAAGGCGATCGGTCCGGACGCCCGCCGGGGCGTCGAGGTGGTCGCGGTCCGCACGGTCATCGCCTCGCTCGACGACAAGCCGCTCGACGCGCACGACGTCTACCTGCGCCTGCACCTGCTCTCCCACCGGCTCGTGAAGCCGCACGGGCAGAGCCTGGACGGCATGTTCGGCCACCTCGCCAACGTCGCCTGGACCTCGCTCGGTCCGGTCGCCGTGGACGACGTCGAGAAGGTCCGCCTGAACGCGCGCGCGGAGGGCCTGCACCTCCAGGTCACGTCCATCGACAAGTTCCCGCGCATGACGGACTACGTCGCTCCGAAGGGCGTCCGGATCGCCGACGCCGACCGGGTCCGCCTCGGCGCCCACCTCGCCGAGGGCACGACGGTCATGCACGAGGGCTTCGTGAACTTCAACGCCGGCACGCTCGGCACCTCGATGGTCGAGGGTCGCATCTCCGCGGGCGTCATCGTCGGCGACGGCTCGGACATCGGCGGCGGCGCCTCCACGATGGGCACGCTGTCCGGCGGCGGCAACGTGATCATCTCCATCGGCGAGCGCTGCCTCATCGGCGCCGAGGCGGGCGTCGGCATCGCCCTCGGCGACGAGTGCGTGGTCGAGGCGGGCCTGTACGTCACCGCGGGCACCCGGGTCACCATGCCCGACGGCCAGATCGTCAAGGCCCGCGAGCTCTCCGGCGCCTCGAACATCCTCTTCCGCCGCAACTCGGTCACCGGCGCGGTCGAGGCCCGCCCGAACAACGCGGTATGGGGCGGCCTGAACGAAATCCTGCACAGCCACAACTAG
- a CDS encoding cold-shock protein — protein MVTATVREWHDEEGWGVLDSPETPGGCWGHYSVIQTKGFHTLSPGQRVDLRWEAPGYKQDGYTYRAVNIVPRPA, from the coding sequence ATGGTGACTGCGACTGTCCGTGAGTGGCACGACGAGGAAGGGTGGGGGGTACTCGACTCTCCCGAGACACCCGGCGGTTGCTGGGGCCACTACTCCGTCATCCAGACGAAGGGCTTCCATACGCTGTCGCCGGGACAACGTGTAGACCTCCGGTGGGAAGCCCCTGGCTACAAGCAGGACGGCTACACCTACCGCGCAGTGAACATAGTGCCTCGGCCGGCCTGA
- a CDS encoding NB-ARC domain-containing protein — MSQQGPQERVRVEATGDRPVGAGSIGVAISGDNARIVVLPNEAVHWAHAVEAPAEAGFLPASASGVFVGREQELTGLREMLTGAGSAAVVQPSQVRARAIHGLGGVGKSALALHYADRYRSAYTLVWWITAESPEAIVNGLAGIAAQLCPEWAQAVGPDERAAWAITWLQAHPGWLLIFDNVETPADLRPYLGTLNRGHHLATSRKSTGWHKLAPKMALGLLPLDEATDLLCAIAFQDCAPTGEQRNAARQLAADLGCLPLALEQAGAYAYRTGTDLDTYRQSLALVLDEGDDVDDRERTIARIWDHTLTAINARKPLAVTLLHTMAWLAPDEIPVLQGCRATAPNPLDMVGVS, encoded by the coding sequence GTGAGCCAGCAGGGCCCGCAGGAGCGGGTGCGGGTGGAGGCGACCGGGGATCGGCCGGTGGGAGCGGGGTCGATCGGGGTGGCGATCAGCGGTGACAACGCGCGGATCGTGGTGCTGCCGAACGAGGCCGTGCACTGGGCGCACGCCGTTGAGGCCCCGGCGGAGGCCGGGTTCCTGCCGGCATCGGCGTCGGGGGTCTTCGTCGGCCGCGAGCAGGAACTAACCGGGCTGCGGGAGATGCTGACGGGCGCAGGGTCGGCTGCGGTGGTGCAGCCGTCCCAGGTGCGGGCGCGGGCGATCCACGGGCTGGGTGGGGTAGGGAAAAGTGCTCTTGCGCTGCACTACGCCGACCGTTACCGCAGCGCTTACACATTGGTGTGGTGGATCACCGCCGAGTCCCCCGAAGCGATCGTGAACGGTCTCGCCGGCATCGCGGCGCAGTTGTGCCCGGAGTGGGCGCAGGCGGTCGGGCCGGACGAACGTGCGGCGTGGGCGATCACCTGGCTCCAGGCCCACCCCGGTTGGCTGCTGATCTTCGACAACGTCGAGACTCCCGCCGACTTGCGCCCCTACCTGGGCACCCTGAACCGCGGGCACCACCTGGCCACCAGCCGCAAGTCCACCGGATGGCACAAACTGGCCCCCAAAATGGCCCTGGGCCTGCTCCCCCTGGACGAGGCCACCGACCTGCTCTGCGCCATCGCCTTCCAGGACTGCGCCCCCACCGGTGAGCAGCGGAATGCGGCGCGGCAGCTCGCCGCGGACCTCGGATGCCTGCCACTGGCCCTGGAACAGGCCGGCGCCTACGCCTACCGGACCGGCACCGACCTCGACACCTACCGCCAGTCCCTTGCACTCGTCCTAGACGAAGGCGACGACGTCGACGACCGCGAACGCACCATCGCCCGGATCTGGGACCACACCCTCACCGCAATCAACGCCCGCAAGCCCCTGGCGGTCACCCTCCTGCACACCATGGCCTGGCTGGCCCCCGACGAGATTCCCGTACTCCAGGGATGCCGGGCCACGGCGCCCAACCCGCTTGACATGGTTGGGGTGTCGTGA
- a CDS encoding winged helix-turn-helix transcriptional regulator yields the protein MARRTSLEDSGCAIAQALDVVGDWWTLLIVRDTARGVHRFDELQRELGLSRKVLTERLRLLVEAEVLARVPYQERPVRHEYRLTPRGRALLPVLVALQDWGDAWVLGDGSTTATAEQASAEARRVHALAGTRLPGLRLVDDQGSPRDPVADDALHTVLYCFPGAYARPDAYPPGWADIPGTPGCTLESRTYRDRLAGFRAAGAAVHGVSTQRPDEQRAFAQDERLGFPLLSDAELTLITALRLPTFRAAGASRLKRLTLVVDRERVVRHVQYPVTDVAGSVEEALSVVRRLGGDADPERNQG from the coding sequence ATGGCCCGCAGGACGAGCCTGGAGGATTCCGGCTGCGCCATCGCGCAGGCACTGGATGTCGTCGGGGACTGGTGGACCCTGCTGATCGTCCGGGACACCGCGCGCGGAGTGCACCGGTTCGACGAGCTCCAGCGCGAACTCGGCCTGTCCCGGAAGGTGTTGACCGAGCGGCTGCGGCTTCTCGTCGAGGCGGAGGTGCTCGCGCGGGTGCCGTACCAGGAGCGCCCGGTGCGCCACGAGTACCGCCTCACCCCGCGCGGCCGGGCCCTGCTGCCCGTGCTGGTCGCTCTCCAGGACTGGGGCGACGCCTGGGTCCTGGGTGACGGCAGCACCACGGCCACGGCCGAGCAGGCGTCCGCGGAGGCCCGGCGCGTGCACGCGCTGGCGGGCACCCGGCTGCCCGGGCTCCGGCTGGTCGACGACCAGGGCTCGCCGCGCGATCCGGTCGCCGACGACGCGCTCCACACCGTTCTCTACTGCTTCCCCGGCGCCTACGCCCGCCCCGACGCCTACCCACCGGGCTGGGCGGACATCCCGGGCACACCGGGCTGCACGCTGGAGTCCCGCACCTACCGCGACCGGCTCGCCGGGTTCCGCGCGGCGGGCGCGGCGGTGCACGGTGTGTCCACCCAACGCCCGGACGAGCAGCGCGCGTTCGCGCAGGACGAGCGGCTGGGCTTTCCGCTGCTGTCCGACGCCGAGTTGACGTTGATCACCGCGCTGCGGCTGCCGACGTTCCGGGCGGCGGGGGCGAGCCGGCTGAAACGGCTGACCCTGGTCGTGGACCGGGAGCGGGTCGTACGGCATGTGCAGTATCCGGTGACGGACGTGGCGGGCAGTGTCGAGGAGGCGCTCAGCGTCGTCCGGCGTCTGGGCGGGGACGCCGATCCGGAGCGGAACCAGGGGTAG
- a CDS encoding DMT family transporter — protein sequence MGYLTLAGAIAAEVAATTAMKYSDGFSRLWPSLLTASGYVVSFLLLAQTLKTVGIGTAYAIWAGVGTAVIAVIGLALFGESLTPTKAVGILLIVGGVVVLNLGGAH from the coding sequence ATGGGATACCTGACGCTCGCCGGCGCCATCGCCGCCGAGGTGGCCGCGACGACCGCCATGAAGTACAGCGACGGCTTCAGCAGGCTCTGGCCCTCGCTGCTGACGGCCTCCGGCTATGTCGTCTCCTTCCTGCTTCTCGCCCAGACCCTGAAGACCGTCGGCATCGGCACGGCGTACGCGATCTGGGCCGGGGTCGGCACCGCGGTCATCGCCGTCATAGGGCTGGCCCTGTTCGGGGAGTCCCTGACGCCCACCAAGGCCGTCGGCATCCTGCTGATCGTCGGGGGAGTGGTCGTACTGAACCTGGGAGGTGCGCACTGA
- a CDS encoding phage holin family protein, whose product MTGTTDIRPVRNGRHSDGHHSTGELVGQATEQLSRLVRQELALAKHEFTEKGRRAGRGGGLLGAAGGFAYAGLLALAGTAVAALSLTLPVWAAALIVTAVLFAIAGVLAAVGRGQLRRAAPPTPEETLGSVRADVEEIRERAHR is encoded by the coding sequence GTGACCGGGACCACCGACATCCGGCCCGTCCGCAACGGGCGCCACAGCGACGGGCACCACAGCACCGGCGAACTCGTCGGCCAGGCCACCGAACAGCTCTCCCGGCTCGTACGGCAGGAACTGGCCCTCGCCAAGCATGAGTTCACCGAGAAGGGACGGCGTGCCGGGCGCGGCGGAGGTCTGCTCGGCGCCGCGGGCGGGTTCGCGTACGCCGGACTGCTCGCGCTCGCCGGTACGGCCGTCGCCGCCCTCTCGCTGACGCTGCCGGTCTGGGCGGCGGCGCTCATCGTGACGGCGGTGCTCTTCGCGATCGCCGGCGTGCTGGCCGCGGTCGGCCGTGGCCAACTGCGCCGGGCCGCGCCGCCCACCCCCGAGGAGACCCTCGGCAGCGTCCGGGCCGATGTCGAGGAGATCAGGGAAAGGGCACACCGATGA
- the sufU gene encoding Fe-S cluster assembly sulfur transfer protein SufU has product MKLDSMYQEVILDHYKHPHGRGLRDGDAEVHHVNPTCGDEITLRVKYDGTKIEDVSYEGQGCSISQASASVLNDLLVGKDLAEAQKIQETFLELMQSKGRIEPDDAMEEVLEDAIAFAGVSKYPARVKCALLSWMAWKDATAQALGGADAERKTA; this is encoded by the coding sequence GTGAAGCTGGACTCGATGTACCAGGAAGTCATCCTGGATCACTACAAGCACCCGCACGGGCGTGGTCTGCGCGACGGCGACGCCGAGGTGCACCATGTGAACCCGACCTGCGGCGATGAGATCACCCTCCGTGTGAAGTACGACGGCACGAAGATCGAGGACGTCAGCTACGAGGGCCAGGGCTGCTCCATCAGCCAGGCGAGCGCGTCCGTCCTGAACGACCTCCTGGTCGGCAAGGACCTGGCCGAGGCGCAGAAGATCCAGGAGACCTTCCTGGAGCTGATGCAGTCCAAGGGCAGGATCGAACCCGACGACGCGATGGAGGAGGTGCTGGAGGACGCGATCGCGTTCGCCGGTGTCTCCAAGTACCCGGCCCGGGTCAAGTGCGCCCTCCTGAGCTGGATGGCGTGGAAGGACGCGACGGCCCAAGCCCTGGGCGGAGCCGACGCCGAAAGGAAGACGGCATGA
- a CDS encoding metal-sulfur cluster assembly factor, producing the protein MSETLEMKPASEEEVREALYDVVDPELGIDVVNLGLIYGIHIDDANIATIDMTLTSAACPLTDVIEDQAKSATDGLVNELRINWVWMPPWGPDKITDDGREQLRALGFNV; encoded by the coding sequence ATGAGCGAGACCCTTGAGATGAAGCCGGCCTCCGAAGAGGAAGTCCGCGAGGCGCTGTACGACGTCGTCGACCCCGAACTGGGCATCGACGTCGTCAACCTCGGGCTGATCTACGGCATTCACATCGACGACGCGAACATCGCGACGATCGACATGACCCTGACCTCGGCGGCCTGTCCGCTGACGGACGTGATCGAGGACCAGGCGAAGTCCGCCACGGACGGCCTGGTCAACGAGCTGCGCATCAACTGGGTCTGGATGCCGCCGTGGGGCCCGGACAAGATCACGGACGACGGCCGCGAGCAGCTTCGCGCGCTCGGGTTCAACGTCTGA
- a CDS encoding WD40 repeat domain-containing protein: MNVDELVRDSLREQADEQPPAGAGLADRVLALRRRRRARRFVSVAAATVAVVAVAVVVPRLDSGGTTDVRPADVTEPTRITAHPDQSPPRDLIAAGRTALAAYYATTVVPQSADRAVSTRTYWLLNPTTQKYVKTTKWSWVAVAPGLRTAAVLEQDLPVRRIGLLDLASGEVKRWIPVERAVGGLAFSPDGRELVATAYNANPDLRVKSEGGTGGWDANIEQSYRTGFYVFDVASGSGSWSEVKAGTDMNDPTAFLNSRQDFAFSHDGSRIWSGMPSEPGYQFYDRQGRKVDPPAREKYLSWFVDAGLSPDGKKLAGDFAGKKYKTSSWIVDPRTGKNLVETHGQQLLAWAGDSTLVAWDIGPDGNEYHQRLVLVTLDSDKVVPLSDFRATKDDTLGRWTPIFADR, encoded by the coding sequence GTGAACGTCGACGAACTCGTACGCGACTCCCTGCGCGAGCAGGCCGACGAGCAGCCGCCGGCCGGGGCCGGACTGGCCGACCGGGTTCTCGCCCTGCGCCGGCGGCGCCGCGCCCGGCGGTTCGTGTCCGTGGCGGCCGCGACCGTCGCCGTGGTGGCCGTGGCCGTGGTGGTGCCGAGGCTGGACTCCGGCGGCACGACCGATGTGCGCCCCGCCGACGTCACGGAGCCCACCCGGATCACCGCGCACCCGGACCAGTCGCCGCCGCGCGATCTGATCGCCGCCGGGCGGACGGCGCTGGCCGCGTACTACGCGACGACCGTCGTCCCGCAGAGCGCCGACCGGGCGGTGTCGACGCGCACCTACTGGCTGCTGAACCCGACGACGCAGAAGTACGTGAAGACCACCAAGTGGTCGTGGGTCGCCGTCGCGCCGGGGCTGCGGACCGCCGCCGTCCTGGAGCAGGACCTGCCCGTCCGCCGGATCGGCCTGCTCGACCTGGCCAGTGGCGAGGTCAAGCGGTGGATCCCGGTCGAGCGGGCCGTCGGCGGGCTCGCGTTCTCGCCGGACGGCCGTGAGCTGGTCGCGACGGCGTACAACGCGAACCCGGACCTGAGGGTGAAGTCCGAGGGCGGCACCGGGGGCTGGGACGCGAACATCGAGCAGTCGTACCGCACCGGGTTCTACGTCTTCGACGTGGCCTCCGGGAGCGGCTCCTGGAGCGAGGTGAAGGCCGGCACGGACATGAACGACCCCACCGCCTTCCTCAACAGCCGCCAGGACTTCGCCTTCAGTCACGACGGCAGCCGCATCTGGTCCGGTATGCCCTCGGAGCCCGGCTACCAGTTCTACGACCGGCAGGGCAGGAAGGTCGACCCGCCCGCGCGCGAGAAGTACCTGTCGTGGTTCGTCGACGCGGGTCTCTCGCCCGACGGCAAGAAGCTCGCCGGTGACTTCGCGGGCAAGAAGTACAAGACGTCCTCCTGGATCGTCGACCCCCGCACCGGCAAGAACCTCGTCGAGACGCACGGTCAGCAACTGCTCGCCTGGGCCGGCGACTCCACCCTCGTCGCCTGGGACATCGGCCCGGACGGCAACGAGTACCACCAACGGTTGGTGCTGGTCACCCTCGACAGCGACAAGGTCGTCCCGCTCAGCGACTTCCGGGCGACCAAGGACGACACCCTCGGACGCTGGACGCCGATCTTTGCGGACCGCTGA
- a CDS encoding TetR/AcrR family transcriptional regulator, whose product MPRRHDPERRQRIIDAAIRVVGEKGLAGLSHRSVAAEADVPLGSTTYHFATLDELMTAALRQANEGFAKAVAAHGGLTDTRLDLAAELAGLLGEWLAGERTGVELECELYLAALRRPALRPVAAEWAENLAILLAERVDPLTARALVALMDGICLQVLLTDAPYDEEYAREALTRLIPAAPCPPAAPATPGSPATPGSAPDRRPRPDAGRR is encoded by the coding sequence ATGCCCCGGCGCCACGACCCCGAGCGACGGCAGCGGATCATCGACGCGGCGATCCGGGTCGTCGGGGAGAAGGGGCTGGCCGGGCTGAGTCACCGCTCGGTCGCCGCCGAGGCGGACGTGCCCCTCGGCTCCACCACCTACCACTTCGCCACCCTCGACGAACTGATGACCGCCGCCCTGCGGCAGGCCAACGAGGGCTTCGCCAAGGCGGTCGCGGCGCACGGCGGGCTGACGGACACCCGCCTCGACCTGGCCGCCGAACTGGCCGGACTGCTCGGCGAATGGCTGGCCGGCGAGCGCACCGGCGTCGAGCTGGAGTGCGAGCTGTACCTGGCCGCCCTGCGGCGGCCCGCGCTGCGCCCCGTCGCCGCCGAGTGGGCCGAGAACCTCGCCATCCTCCTCGCCGAGCGCGTCGACCCCCTGACCGCCCGCGCGTTGGTCGCGCTGATGGACGGGATCTGTCTCCAGGTGCTGCTGACGGACGCGCCCTACGACGAGGAGTACGCGCGAGAAGCACTGACACGGCTCATCCCCGCCGCCCCCTGTCCCCCCGCTGCCCCCGCTACCCCTGGTTCCCCCGCTACCCCTGGTTCCGCTCCGGATCGGCGTCCCCGCCCAGACGCCGGACGACGCTGA
- a CDS encoding AbfB domain-containing protein, with protein sequence MPDNKSRPSQEQPWENGWAPDTSRAPGTRRLWLAGGLAVATIVACVTAIALNDKPVDDKSEAGQGQTLSDDETGGGLISFATPSASGSTTPTGKKSTTASASASPKTSSSPEAQGSSTPHAPASPAASSTTKPSTPKPAATQRSVRSVNYPDRYWHVSGGLVKLDQVGGSESREDSTFTVVKGLADSSCSTFVTADGRYLRHRDFVLRAERNDGSTLFKQDATFCAVPSSYSSGAVMLESVNYPGRFLRHKNFALRLDAYGYGSNHREDFSFNLVDGLA encoded by the coding sequence ATGCCAGACAACAAGTCCCGGCCCTCTCAGGAACAGCCCTGGGAGAACGGCTGGGCCCCGGACACCTCCCGGGCACCCGGAACACGGCGCCTCTGGCTGGCCGGCGGTCTCGCCGTGGCCACCATCGTGGCGTGCGTGACCGCAATCGCCTTGAACGACAAGCCCGTTGACGACAAGTCGGAGGCCGGTCAGGGACAGACGCTGTCGGACGACGAGACGGGGGGCGGCCTGATCTCCTTCGCCACCCCCTCCGCGAGCGGGTCGACGACACCGACAGGGAAGAAGAGCACGACCGCGTCCGCGTCCGCGTCGCCGAAGACCTCCTCCTCCCCCGAGGCGCAGGGCAGTTCGACACCGCACGCCCCGGCCTCGCCCGCCGCGTCATCGACGACGAAGCCGTCCACCCCCAAGCCGGCCGCCACCCAGCGCTCGGTCCGCTCGGTCAACTACCCCGACCGCTACTGGCACGTGAGCGGCGGCCTGGTGAAACTCGACCAGGTCGGCGGCTCGGAGTCCCGTGAGGACTCCACCTTCACCGTGGTGAAGGGCCTGGCCGACAGCTCCTGCTCCACCTTCGTCACGGCGGACGGAAGGTACCTGCGCCACCGCGACTTCGTCCTGCGCGCCGAACGCAACGACGGCTCGACCCTCTTCAAGCAGGACGCCACCTTCTGTGCCGTCCCCTCCTCCTACTCCTCCGGCGCGGTCATGCTGGAGTCGGTGAACTACCCCGGCCGTTTCCTGCGCCACAAGAACTTCGCACTGCGCCTGGACGCGTACGGCTACGGCTCCAACCACCGCGAGGACTTCTCGTTCAACCTGGTGGACGGGCTGGCCTGA
- the dapA gene encoding 4-hydroxy-tetrahydrodipicolinate synthase gives MTTALTSPPSPTTTPPPAPAFGRALCAMVTPFTGAGALDLDGARRLADRLVSAGCDGLVLSGTTGESPTTSDAEKAELVAAVREAVGGRASIVAGVGTSDTRHTVELARAAERAGADGVLVVSPYYSRPPQDALEAHFREVADASGLPVMLYDIPGRTGTRIEPDTMLRLAEHPRIVAVKDCSYDFLGAQKVLSRTELAYYAGCEEHNLALYAVGGAGYVSTVANVVPDRLRSVLDAFDAGDSTQAARLQQQATELVESMMASGLPGTVTTKGLLGDLGLPAGPVRAPLRPADRETVDGLRAAYERLVARPAS, from the coding sequence ATGACGACAGCTCTCACCTCACCCCCGAGTCCGACCACCACCCCGCCCCCCGCCCCGGCCTTCGGCCGCGCGCTCTGCGCGATGGTCACGCCGTTCACCGGCGCCGGCGCGCTGGACCTCGACGGGGCGCGGCGGCTCGCCGACCGGCTGGTGTCCGCCGGCTGCGACGGACTGGTGCTCTCCGGTACGACGGGTGAGTCGCCGACCACGTCGGACGCCGAGAAGGCGGAACTGGTGGCCGCGGTACGGGAGGCGGTGGGCGGCCGGGCGTCGATCGTGGCCGGGGTGGGCACCTCCGACACCCGGCACACCGTGGAACTCGCCCGGGCCGCCGAGAGGGCGGGCGCGGACGGGGTGCTCGTCGTCAGCCCGTACTACAGCAGGCCTCCGCAGGACGCCCTGGAGGCGCACTTCCGGGAGGTGGCGGACGCGTCCGGGCTGCCGGTGATGCTGTACGACATCCCCGGCCGCACGGGCACCCGGATCGAGCCGGACACCATGCTCCGGCTCGCCGAGCACCCGCGGATCGTCGCGGTCAAGGACTGTTCCTACGACTTCCTCGGCGCCCAGAAGGTGCTCTCCCGCACCGAGTTGGCGTACTACGCGGGCTGCGAGGAACACAACCTCGCGCTGTACGCGGTGGGCGGGGCCGGCTACGTCAGCACGGTCGCGAACGTGGTGCCGGACCGACTCCGGTCCGTCCTGGACGCGTTCGACGCGGGCGACTCCACCCAGGCCGCGAGACTCCAGCAACAGGCAACGGAACTGGTCGAGTCGATGATGGCCTCGGGCCTGCCCGGAACCGTCACCACCAAGGGGCTCCTGGGCGACCTGGGCCTGCCGGCCGGCCCGGTCCGGGCACCGCTGCGACCCGCCGACCGCGAGACGGTCGACGGGCTGCGCGCGGCCTACGAGCGGCTCGTGGCCCGACCGGCTTCCTGA
- a CDS encoding DUF3618 domain-containing protein, producing the protein MTDRTAADLRRQIERTRHRLGATVEELAARADVRGRTRARAADLMDRAGAMTVQLRSTASQASYHVQERAGRAGHAVQERAGRAGHAVQERAGRAGHAAQARAGHTAQGRGGRARHAVRDAAARVGRTAQDHALPARHDLRDNAARAGRTAERSAPAPVRVPVRFALRHPRPVVIVGAAAVALVVAGVIGRRRAKQ; encoded by the coding sequence ATGACGGACAGGACAGCGGCCGACCTGCGTCGGCAGATCGAGCGGACCCGGCACCGGCTGGGGGCCACGGTCGAGGAGTTGGCGGCCAGGGCGGACGTCCGCGGCCGCACCCGGGCCCGCGCCGCCGACCTCATGGACCGCGCCGGCGCGATGACCGTACAACTGCGCAGCACGGCGTCCCAGGCGAGCTATCACGTGCAGGAACGGGCCGGCCGTGCGGGGCACGCGGTGCAGGAACGGGCCGGCCGTGCGGGGCACGCGGTTCAGGAACGGGCGGGCCGTGCGGGGCACGCGGCGCAGGCAAGGGCGGGCCATACGGCTCAGGGGCGAGGGGGTCGGGCGAGGCACGCCGTGCGGGACGCCGCCGCTCGCGTCGGCCGCACCGCCCAGGACCACGCGCTGCCCGCCCGCCACGACCTCCGGGACAACGCGGCCCGCGCGGGTCGCACCGCGGAGCGCTCGGCGCCCGCCCCGGTCCGCGTACCCGTGCGGTTCGCCCTCCGGCACCCGCGGCCGGTGGTGATCGTGGGCGCGGCGGCGGTGGCACTGGTGGTGGCCGGGGTGATCGGCCGACGCAGGGCGAAGCAGTAG